A single Saccharolobus shibatae B12 DNA region contains:
- a CDS encoding ATP-binding protein: protein MIFMNMVDRERELQALKKRLSSNDLELIIIYGRRRIGKTFLILNAVNGYDFIYYLATEKNNLIKFKELAESKYEEIKYVKEDWEAIFHYLRDKIIIIDEFPYMIKEDESVLSTFQKIVDETLKGSKTKLILLGSSVSMMEDAISYKSPLYGRRAASIELKELKFKDLKGFNLSLIDAIHVYGFAGGVPFYLTKVKTPFLKWINAELKEVDSFIKDEIDFMLRYEFSEIGTYKEILHAISFGKNTLGEIKDFVRVSGDVSSYLNKLEKIGIIGKEFPYKMKKGARYYIKDNFTLFWFTFIYPNLSLIEEGIFEIKEDEYNVYLGRIFEKIAREYVKDVYKVKIERLWFKDVEIDIYGNGIAGECKWSEGINGEKVLYELKRKVEDLGLDVKKYIIFAKSFSKTNEEAEFIDLKKLEQWYKA, encoded by the coding sequence ATGATATTTATGAATATGGTAGATAGAGAAAGAGAGTTACAAGCCTTGAAGAAAAGGCTTTCATCAAATGATTTAGAGCTTATAATAATTTACGGAAGGAGAAGAATAGGAAAGACTTTCCTTATCCTAAACGCTGTTAATGGTTATGATTTCATATATTATTTAGCTACAGAAAAAAACAATTTAATAAAATTCAAGGAATTGGCGGAAAGTAAATACGAAGAAATAAAATACGTAAAGGAAGATTGGGAGGCAATTTTTCACTATTTGAGAGATAAGATTATCATAATAGATGAGTTTCCGTATATGATAAAAGAGGATGAGAGCGTATTATCAACCTTCCAAAAAATTGTTGATGAGACTCTAAAAGGTAGTAAAACTAAGCTAATTTTACTTGGCTCTTCCGTTTCCATGATGGAAGACGCAATATCCTATAAAAGCCCTCTTTACGGTAGGAGAGCTGCGTCTATCGAATTAAAAGAGCTCAAATTTAAAGATCTGAAAGGGTTTAATTTATCCCTAATTGATGCAATACACGTTTACGGCTTTGCCGGTGGAGTACCTTTTTATCTCACAAAGGTTAAAACTCCTTTCTTAAAGTGGATCAATGCAGAATTAAAAGAAGTTGACTCTTTTATAAAAGATGAGATAGACTTTATGTTAAGATACGAGTTTTCTGAGATTGGTACGTATAAGGAAATATTGCACGCAATTTCTTTTGGCAAAAATACGTTAGGGGAAATAAAGGACTTTGTTAGAGTAAGTGGAGACGTTTCTTCATATTTAAATAAACTTGAGAAAATAGGAATAATAGGAAAGGAGTTCCCCTATAAGATGAAGAAGGGTGCTAGGTATTATATTAAGGATAATTTTACACTGTTCTGGTTCACATTCATTTATCCAAACTTAAGCTTAATAGAGGAAGGAATTTTTGAGATAAAAGAGGACGAGTATAACGTATACTTAGGGAGAATTTTTGAGAAAATAGCTAGAGAGTACGTGAAGGACGTATATAAGGTTAAGATAGAAAGGCTCTGGTTTAAGGATGTGGAAATAGATATATATGGAAATGGAATAGCTGGTGAATGTAAGTGGAGTGAAGGAATAAATGGGGAGAAAGTACTTTACGAATTAAAAAGAAAAGTTGAAGATTTAGGACTAGACGTTAAAAAATACATAATATTTGCAAAAAGCTTTTCAAAAACTAATGAAGAGGCTGAGTTTATAGATCTCAAAAAGCTAGAACAATGGTATAAAGCTTAA
- a CDS encoding RNA-guided endonuclease InsQ/TnpB family protein, which produces MSIVTFRFRAYTDEQTLRALKARLKLACEIYNTLRWADIYFYQRDGKGLTQTELRQLALDLRKQDEEYKQLYSQVVQEIANRFYEARQRFFQELARFPKEKKIHKWYSLVYPQSGWKILSAREIRTGSRKNKKKLLVLSLSHLGIFKVIVHRDFPLDKVKRVVVKLTKSERVYISFVVEDYVFQQAPKTSKVVAIDVGVEKLLTTSHGEYLPNFKFYEKALRKIKHLHKELSRKEFLSKNWFKAKVKLAKAYEHLANLKRDLYMKIGKYLSMNYDVVVMEDINVKQLVGKSLRKLRMRLHDVSFGELMDIIKYQIGKYGKKLVLVNPSNTSRTCAKCGYVREDLTLAGRIFTCPKCGWIADRDYNASLNILRRSGWELPLVPVELHPLPVLSYWQGGVVKQEASSFTIDPKSFYKNNSGKVLLIL; this is translated from the coding sequence ATGTCCATCGTAACGTTTCGTTTTAGGGCTTACACTGACGAGCAAACCTTGAGGGCGTTAAAAGCCCGGTTGAAGTTAGCATGTGAGATATACAACACGTTACGATGGGCAGACATCTACTTCTACCAAAGAGATGGAAAAGGTCTAACACAAACGGAGTTAAGACAATTAGCCCTAGACTTGAGAAAGCAAGACGAGGAGTACAAACAACTATATTCACAAGTGGTACAAGAAATAGCAAATCGTTTTTATGAAGCAAGACAGAGGTTCTTCCAAGAATTAGCACGTTTTCCTAAGGAAAAGAAAATCCACAAGTGGTATTCTCTTGTCTATCCTCAAAGTGGTTGGAAAATACTATCCGCCAGAGAAATAAGGACTGGAAGTAGAAAGAATAAAAAGAAACTGCTTGTGCTAAGTTTGTCCCACTTAGGCATCTTCAAGGTCATTGTCCATAGGGACTTTCCCTTGGACAAGGTAAAGAGGGTGGTAGTTAAGCTAACGAAGTCTGAAAGAGTATACATATCATTTGTAGTGGAAGACTATGTGTTCCAGCAAGCTCCGAAAACAAGCAAGGTAGTGGCAATAGATGTTGGTGTAGAGAAGCTTCTAACAACTTCACATGGCGAATATTTACCCAACTTCAAGTTCTACGAGAAGGCACTCCGTAAGATTAAGCATTTGCACAAGGAATTGTCTAGGAAGGAGTTCCTTTCCAAGAATTGGTTTAAAGCCAAGGTTAAGTTAGCTAAGGCATATGAACATCTTGCTAATTTGAAGAGGGATTTGTACATGAAGATAGGGAAGTACCTATCGATGAATTACGATGTTGTGGTAATGGAGGATATTAATGTTAAACAACTGGTTGGTAAGTCTCTCAGAAAGCTTAGGATGAGGTTACATGACGTATCGTTCGGTGAGCTAATGGATATAATCAAATATCAGATAGGGAAGTATGGAAAGAAATTGGTGTTAGTTAATCCGTCAAACACGTCAAGGACGTGTGCTAAGTGCGGATATGTGAGGGAAGATCTAACTTTAGCTGGCCGTATCTTTACTTGTCCTAAGTGCGGTTGGATAGCTGACCGTGACTATAATGCTTCTCTAAATATCTTACGTAGGTCGGGGTGGGAGCTGCCCTTAGTGCCTGTGGAGCTTCACCCTCTACCAGTACTCTCGTACTGGCAAGGTGGGGTTGTGAAGCAGGAAGCTTCCTCCTTCACGATAGACCCAAAATCATTTTACAAAAATAATTCCGGTAAGGTACTATTAATTTTATAG
- a CDS encoding type II toxin-antitoxin system VapC family toxin, with the protein MIILDTSFLYSLLNKRDTNHVIAEKLFDEIVNQNKFGKPVIFEYVLDEFLTIIGNKHPFAYVKRVVDFISLNIEQGIFLLITLDGRDALYDTIKLFKKLNEDKTCFLSFTDCAIIFSMLKNRISYLASFDSDFNKVLDKIEEGVYKDKGFKGDEKPHLLRWRWIVPFVVKFFNAKC; encoded by the coding sequence ATGATTATTCTCGATACGTCCTTCCTCTACTCATTACTGAATAAAAGAGACACTAATCATGTCATCGCTGAAAAACTTTTCGACGAGATCGTTAACCAGAATAAATTCGGAAAACCTGTCATCTTCGAGTACGTGTTAGATGAGTTTTTAACGATTATAGGGAACAAACATCCTTTTGCCTACGTAAAGCGTGTTGTAGATTTTATTTCGCTGAATATTGAACAAGGTATTTTTCTACTCATCACATTAGATGGGAGAGATGCACTCTATGATACAATTAAGTTATTTAAGAAGTTAAACGAGGACAAAACATGTTTTTTAAGTTTTACTGACTGTGCTATTATATTTTCTATGCTAAAGAACAGAATCTCTTATTTAGCTTCCTTTGATTCCGACTTTAATAAAGTTTTAGACAAAATTGAAGAAGGGGTTTATAAAGATAAGGGGTTTAAAGGGGACGAAAAACCTCACCTTTTAAGGTGGAGATGGATAGTCCCCTTTGTAGTTAAGTTTTTTAACGCGAAATGTTAA
- a CDS encoding IS110 family RNA-guided transposase: MEAPVAGIDVSKDKLVVYFQGKFYEFPNNKQGFEGVKQILPKGCKIGIESTGVYHINLVKYLGNEYDVRIINPLVLKKFKDFRGKKSDKNDKKLAELVVNMGSEFITSEARELTSQWDFVTRSIVRVKNRLRRDLVLLGYRDSLSRENLNEVLRGEDNAVLSEVRFLLGELERLEGRKREIEEELENFVPKDSLIFTIPGIGRTLGCIILARVGDVRRFSDKKRFVAYCGLDPVVESSGKGVVSRGISKKGDAVLRRAFYLAALTAIRVNPVIKRFYEEHKGRLKGKELIIACARKLAVITWAVLYYNKPFEADE; encoded by the coding sequence ATGGAGGCCCCAGTTGCAGGAATAGATGTATCAAAAGATAAATTAGTAGTGTATTTCCAAGGTAAGTTTTACGAGTTTCCTAATAATAAGCAAGGGTTTGAGGGAGTAAAGCAAATCTTGCCTAAGGGTTGCAAGATAGGTATTGAAAGTACTGGAGTTTACCACATTAACTTGGTTAAGTATTTGGGTAATGAGTATGATGTTAGGATTATTAACCCCTTGGTGCTCAAGAAGTTTAAGGATTTTAGGGGTAAGAAGAGCGACAAGAATGATAAAAAGCTTGCTGAACTAGTTGTTAATATGGGTAGTGAGTTTATAACGAGTGAGGCTAGGGAGTTAACAAGCCAATGGGATTTTGTGACAAGGAGTATTGTTAGGGTTAAGAACAGGTTGAGGAGGGATTTAGTACTTCTAGGATATAGGGATAGTTTGTCCAGGGAGAACTTGAATGAGGTATTGAGAGGGGAGGATAATGCAGTGTTGTCTGAGGTTAGGTTTCTTTTAGGCGAACTGGAGAGGCTTGAGGGTAGGAAGAGGGAGATTGAGGAAGAGCTTGAGAATTTTGTTCCCAAGGATAGTTTGATTTTCACTATTCCGGGTATTGGTAGGACGCTGGGTTGTATTATTTTGGCTAGGGTTGGTGATGTTAGGCGCTTTTCTGATAAGAAGAGGTTTGTTGCTTATTGTGGTCTTGATCCGGTTGTTGAGTCTAGTGGGAAGGGTGTTGTTTCAAGGGGTATTTCTAAGAAAGGTGATGCTGTTTTGAGGAGGGCTTTTTACCTTGCAGCTTTAACTGCTATTAGGGTTAACCCTGTTATCAAGCGTTTTTATGAGGAGCACAAGGGTAGGTTGAAGGGTAAGGAGTTGATTATTGCTTGTGCTAGGAAGCTTGCTGTTATTACTTGGGCTGTACTGTACTATAATAAGCCCTTTGAGGCTGACGAGTGA
- a CDS encoding coiled-coil domain-containing protein encodes MSEKIIDEILNNPQLLSVLAEKIYGKLKDEIVIKKLEENSESIKALQEEIKKHTEAIQALQQTTQSLQETVASLQEEVKKQGEAIASLQESVRKQGEIIQSLQETVDKHTEAIQALQQTTQSLQETVDKHTEAIQALQEAVKKQGEAIQSLQETVASLQEEVKKQGEAIEALQRAVLRLGREVKKLSIEVGGFTNRAGRGLERVMLKLYRKALELHGVDPKRVVHGKMVDDEGVIEKGKVFEVDFYETNEYVYVFEIKNFADKGTYDQVIVRKKLFSARYKDKKIKVFVVANFVDEKVKKKLEEEGVEIIASHVIK; translated from the coding sequence ATGAGTGAAAAAATTATTGATGAAATACTTAATAATCCTCAGCTGCTTTCAGTATTGGCTGAGAAAATTTACGGTAAGCTTAAGGACGAAATTGTGATAAAGAAATTAGAAGAAAACAGCGAGAGTATAAAGGCTCTACAAGAGGAGATTAAAAAACACACTGAGGCTATTCAAGCGCTCCAACAAACTACTCAATCCTTGCAAGAGACTGTAGCTTCACTTCAAGAGGAAGTTAAGAAACAAGGTGAGGCTATAGCTTCACTTCAAGAGAGTGTAAGGAAGCAAGGGGAAATAATTCAGTCTTTGCAAGAGACTGTAGATAAGCATACTGAGGCAATTCAAGCGCTCCAACAAACTACTCAATCCTTGCAAGAGACTGTAGATAAGCATACTGAGGCAATTCAAGCACTTCAAGAGGCAGTCAAGAAGCAAGGTGAGGCTATTCAGTCTTTGCAAGAGACTGTAGCTTCACTTCAAGAGGAAGTTAAGAAACAAGGTGAGGCTATTGAGGCGTTGCAGAGGGCTGTGCTTAGGTTGGGTAGGGAGGTTAAGAAGCTTTCGATAGAGGTGGGTGGTTTTACTAATAGGGCTGGGAGGGGTTTGGAGAGGGTGATGTTGAAGCTTTATAGGAAGGCTTTGGAGCTTCATGGTGTTGATCCTAAGAGGGTTGTTCATGGGAAGATGGTTGATGATGAGGGGGTAATAGAGAAGGGTAAGGTGTTTGAGGTGGACTTTTATGAGACTAATGAGTATGTTTATGTGTTTGAGATAAAGAATTTTGCGGATAAGGGGACTTATGATCAAGTTATTGTTAGGAAAAAGTTGTTCTCTGCAAGGTATAAGGATAAGAAGATAAAGGTATTTGTTGTGGCGAACTTTGTGGATGAGAAGGTGAAGAAGAAACTTGAGGAGGAAGGGGTAGAAATTATAGCTTCTCACGTAATCAAGTAG
- a CDS encoding ISH3 family transposase, producing the protein MITPCLPHQNNIQQIGYKLLSMLDFQGKKAENVEKTLVSACLWNDSIENKSSAYNVSPQTVRNYAEEQGVEVVEKLLEQVRKISLETLKGEKEIDISIDWTTKTWYGKPVEGLGSSEKGNSWNYATVTTKHDGKVLLLAFVTQVNGMTKDDIVKVLVEQVVAMGFKIRLIALDAGFYTVNVLNFISQFNYIIGVPVGDVKVYEEFDGEYMTNSKRHRRDEQVKFRLIVYRREKIKRKKKVVYFARATNLDLPKKEVLRLYNKVRSPIETSYRNIKAFLPFTSSTKFVFRTLIFVLAMVFYSLYTIFKGVVRREEFRLLLILLFPGDLFNLENFLFKLINMLINVIDLFLGR; encoded by the coding sequence GTGATAACACCTTGTCTTCCCCACCAAAATAACATTCAACAAATAGGATATAAATTACTTTCCATGTTAGACTTCCAAGGGAAAAAGGCAGAGAACGTAGAAAAAACGCTAGTCTCCGCGTGTTTATGGAACGACTCCATAGAAAACAAGTCAAGCGCATACAACGTATCACCACAAACCGTGAGGAATTACGCGGAGGAGCAAGGTGTGGAAGTAGTTGAGAAACTCTTGGAACAAGTGAGGAAAATATCCTTGGAGACGCTAAAGGGAGAGAAGGAAATAGACATTTCAATAGACTGGACCACCAAAACTTGGTACGGGAAACCGGTGGAAGGACTCGGAAGCTCGGAAAAGGGAAACTCATGGAACTACGCCACTGTGACGACTAAACATGATGGGAAAGTACTCCTACTGGCTTTCGTCACACAAGTGAACGGGATGACTAAGGATGATATCGTGAAGGTCCTCGTGGAGCAAGTTGTTGCAATGGGGTTCAAGATAAGGTTAATAGCTCTTGATGCGGGTTTCTACACAGTTAATGTGCTTAACTTCATTTCGCAGTTCAATTATATAATTGGTGTCCCCGTTGGGGACGTGAAGGTCTATGAGGAGTTTGATGGAGAGTACATGACAAATAGTAAGAGGCATAGGAGGGATGAACAGGTTAAGTTTAGGCTGATCGTGTATCGCAGGGAGAAAATCAAGAGGAAGAAGAAGGTTGTTTACTTCGCTAGGGCGACTAATCTTGACCTACCGAAGAAGGAGGTGTTGAGGTTGTACAATAAGGTAAGGAGTCCCATAGAGACCTCTTACAGGAACATCAAGGCTTTCCTTCCCTTCACCAGTTCCACTAAGTTCGTCTTCCGCACGTTGATCTTCGTGCTGGCCATGGTTTTCTACTCCTTGTACACCATATTTAAGGGTGTGGTGAGGAGGGAAGAGTTCAGATTATTGCTTATCCTTTTGTTTCCTGGTGATTTATTCAATCTGGAAAATTTTCTATTTAAACTAATAAATATGCTTATTAATGTAATAGATTTATTTTTAGGGAGGTGA
- a CDS encoding RNA-guided endonuclease InsQ/TnpB family protein: MSIVTFRFRAFTDKQTLRALKARLKLACEIYNTLRWADIYFYQRDGKGLTQTELRQLALDLRKQDKEYKQLHSQVVQEIANRFYEARQRFFQELARFPKEKKIHKWYSLVYPQSGWKILSVREIRTGSRKNKKKLLVLSLSHLGTFKVIVHRDFPLDKVKRVVVKLTKSERVYISFVVEDYVFQQVPETSKVVAIDVGVGKLLTTSHGEYLPNFKFYEKALRKIKHLHKELSRKEFLSKNWFKAKVKLAKAYEHLANLKRDMYMKIGKYLSMNYDVVVMEDINVKQLVGKSLRKLRMRLHDVSFGELRDIIKYQIGKYGKKLVLVNPSNTSRTCAKCGYVKEDLTLADRVFTCPKCGWIADRDYNASLNILRRSGWELPLVPVELHPLPVREYWQGGVVKQEASSFRRE, translated from the coding sequence ATGTCCATCGTAACGTTTCGTTTTCGTGCCTTCACTGACAAGCAAACCTTGAGGGCGTTAAAAGCCCGGTTGAAGTTAGCATGTGAGATATACAACACGTTACGATGGGCAGACATCTACTTCTACCAAAGAGATGGAAAAGGTCTAACACAAACGGAGTTAAGACAATTAGCCCTAGACTTGAGAAAACAAGACAAGGAGTACAAACAACTCCATTCACAAGTGGTACAAGAAATAGCAAATCGTTTTTATGAAGCAAGACAGAGGTTCTTCCAAGAATTAGCACGTTTTCCTAAGGAAAAGAAAATCCACAAGTGGTATTCTCTTGTCTATCCTCAAAGTGGTTGGAAAATACTATCCGTTAGAGAAATAAGGACTGGAAGTAGAAAGAATAAAAAGAAACTGCTTGTGCTAAGTTTGTCCCACTTAGGCACCTTCAAGGTCATTGTCCATAGAGACTTTCCCTTGGACAAGGTGAAGAGGGTGGTAGTTAAGCTAACGAAGTCTGAAAGAGTATACATATCATTTGTAGTGGAAGACTATGTGTTCCAGCAAGTCCCGGAAACAAGCAAGGTAGTGGCAATAGATGTTGGTGTTGGAAAGCTTCTAACAACTTCACATGGCGAATATTTACCCAACTTCAAGTTCTACGAGAAGGCACTCCGTAAGATTAAGCATTTGCACAAGGAATTGTCTAGGAAGGAGTTCCTTTCCAAGAATTGGTTTAAAGCCAAGGTTAAGTTAGCTAAGGCATATGAACATCTTGCTAATTTGAAGAGGGATATGTACATGAAGATAGGGAAGTACCTATCGATGAATTACGATGTTGTGGTAATGGAGGATATTAATGTTAAACAACTGGTTGGTAAGTCTCTCAGAAAGCTTAGGATGAGGTTACATGACGTATCGTTCGGTGAGCTAAGGGATATAATCAAATATCAGATAGGGAAGTATGGAAAGAAATTGGTGTTAGTTAATCCGTCAAACACGTCAAGGACGTGTGCTAAATGCGGATATGTGAAGGAAGATCTAACTTTAGCTGACCGTGTCTTTACTTGTCCTAAGTGCGGTTGGATAGCTGACCGTGACTATAATGCTTCTCTAAATATCTTACGTAGGTCGGGGTGGGAGCTGCCCTTAGTGCCTGTGGAGCTTCACCCTCTGCCAGTACGAGAGTACTGGCAAGGTGGGGTTGTGAAGCAGGAAGCTTCCTCCTTCAGGAGGGAGTAG
- a CDS encoding AbrB/MazE/SpoVT family DNA-binding domain-containing protein — protein MEEVKVTRNYQITIPSTIRAKLDIRIGDKLLVYVENNKIIIEKKSGNIASLNLRLGRKFTDEDINKIIAEAGEEIGRNSSS, from the coding sequence ATGGAAGAAGTTAAAGTTACGAGAAACTATCAGATAACTATCCCCTCCACGATTAGAGCTAAACTAGATATTCGAATTGGTGACAAACTGTTAGTTTATGTTGAAAATAATAAAATAATTATAGAAAAGAAAAGCGGAAATATCGCATCGTTAAACCTTAGGTTAGGTAGGAAGTTTACCGATGAGGATATTAACAAAATCATAGCCGAGGCCGGAGAGGAAATTGGAAGAAACAGTAGTAGTTGA